From Rhopalosiphum padi isolate XX-2018 chromosome 2, ASM2088224v1, whole genome shotgun sequence:
AACTggcaatttaaatttgttgaaagTGAGTACGAAACTCAGCTTACAATGTTATCATGgaacttaaaattgttgatctatgataaaaattgtaattttcattaGTACAAATCCATTTATACTTGGACTCTAGATACAACAATTGCTGCAAATGAATCATTGCATATTTGATTTTGTTGAAGATTATTTTTTGTGTCTTATGTATATACCATAGATATATTTCATAGGTATATAACAAAGATTTTATTTAGCTTCAAaggatatattattaagaaataataaatagttgacGTTCTTTATTATCGGtactgttattttttgtttgactaaaataattctaatattgtATCTAAGTGCGAACTTTTTCCCTAGTTTTACTCACCAATTTTTGGGGGAGAGTTAGAGAACTATAATCATGCACGTGTCACTTGTCCGACCTCGTTAGAATGTTagatttaatatgaattaatttactaatttcatCATTAGCAAAGTAATTTGACACTTCCACGTTTATTatggagtataatattatgtcttgtaagttgtaatatttgtttaaaataaatataattttgtatggaAAATTGCTGTCAATGACTGCCATTTTTCACAACTTTTATTggaaaaatgttttctattatatatttgtaattttactttCAGCTGAGCTCAAAATAGTTTGGATTTACATACTGGTTTTTAACCGAATTAGTATACCGGTTAGGTCTAACACCATCAAAACAGTTGCATTCCACAAGCCGCGAGGTTTATCAGAAGTCTATCAGctttttattttgtgaaaatgattccagaaattttaactcattttcttcttttttccattattccatTATTCCATTATTCCAAAATTTGgtcattaaatttgaaaatattcgattttgatTGTCTTGTAACACGAGTCTCATCATAtagttcaattaaaaaaaaataataatcttgcaATAAAGTGGGACCGGATATTTGCTAATTAGGCAGCTAACAAgttcacaaaaaatataaataatttagttcttCTAtccagtaaaaataattataatatataaatataagtaaaaagaaaaataacatacttaatacctataacctatatactCGAAaactacattaatatatttatataattaatacgtaAGCCCACATTGGCCAGTTATACTATACCTATCGAaattgttacattataataacaataacattaacaTTCTACGTACAtttgatattgttttatatttacataaaaattaaattaataattaataaaaagacACAAAATATGAACGAAAGaggaaatatatatgtaaaataatggttaataataattaggtatacgcCTAGTCTACGTGGGTTATTTCCATATAATACGCGTTGTTCTTTTTACTGTGTATTACAACCACTTTTTAGAACACGAAGGAAAGGTGTTTttcttaagaatatattataaagcaaaaaaaataaaatgtgaaataaaaattattattatactcgtcaaTTTAATTGTTGACATATTTGAAGTATTCACAGTATGAGCATTGTAAATAACAACAGTCGAGTGTTTTGATCGgccaaaaacaattattacaaacaatacaaaccaaaattacattataataatatatatttatatattatgggtaaaatatttatatttatatttttgacagCGGTTTTAGTTTCTCAATAATCATGCCTTGCTGTTTACACTGCACGTATATAATACTGGCTGCAGTGTCATAATagggtaataatataataatgtaataggtatatagtctTTTTGTTTTAGCAGACACGTCTAAGTGCTTAGAagcgtataatacatattatattaatactaaaatattttacacctaAGCAGGTATACACTGCACTGTATGCGTTTCACACGGAATGTGGCTGATCCGAGTGTTTTGGACATTGTTCGGAGTGTTCACCATCGACATGTCGCACAACAAGTTCCAATACGCGTACTCGGCTTTGCTGATGGCCACATGCGTGTACAATTTTGCGAACGCGTCGCAGGTCATATGCAAACTGGACCACTGGTGCATCACATTCTCGTCGACGCTGACGGGCGTGTACGACAGAGTGTTGTCGTCCACTGCGTTTTTGTCTCGGATCGCCGTCGTGTACGAATGCGAGCCGAACATGTCCAGGTATCGGGCGACCATCAGGGCGTTCGAGGCGTATTCTCCACCGTCGCCCGCGGAGCTCCGGCGACACGGGGCGTTTTCGCTGACCGTGGTCGCCACGTGCCTGGCCGTCATCGTCCCCAGCAACGCGATCAGCATGTACTATTTGTGCCGGTACGAGCCCAATTCGGACACGTCGCTTTTCGTCTACCACCTGTTCATGTACGTCCAGAACCTGAGCATGTGTTGCATCGAGACGCAGTTCGTTGTGCAATGTTTCAAGGTGTACACCAAGTTTCGCGGCATCAATGACGATCTGAAGAGTCTGAGGGACGAAAACGTCAACCGCTCCGAGTATCCGTTCATGTCCCCCGCGggctcgtcgtcgtcgtcgtcgtcgccgctgCCACCGTCGCAATGCCATTTGCAACAGCCATCGTCCGCTATAATTTACGACAAAGACTTTTATCATTCGCAGTTTGCGAGTCACCCGACGGCCAACGCGGTCGAGTTGCTGAGGATCAAACACTGGCTCATTCGTCAGTCGATAGATGCGCTCAATAACCTGTTCGGCGTACACATGGGACTGTCGGTGTTCTATTTGTGGCTCATGGCCCTGTTCGATATTTACTACGAAATGTTCTACAACTCTCGGTCGGAACTACTGGTCTACTGTTGGTTACTACAATACACGCTGAGACTGTTAATGATCATATTGATGGCGCACTTCACGACGAAACAGGTACTTATAGGTATTCTGCATGTCtacaatgtaggtatatataatctCTTTCCCTTTCAACTCTTTTTTCGATTTATAACATATTGTGTTACAGTTAAAGTGTTGAATTCCGTAATTTTATGAACTAGGTGGTTCATGAATTTACCCACGAATGTTAGCtaaagtatgaaataataatacatgaaaattatactttaactcCATAGAATAGCTAGTTGTTCTGTATAATTTTAGTGCGTAATACTCGTTAAAATATACAGAATACATTGTGACGTCCAATAACGcaaatcacacacacacactatataCTCGTTATAAATAGAAGGCCTAATTACAGGTGCATTGCGAGCTCGACGTGCGATAAGGCGACTTATCACATGTACCTCGAGTCTCCGCCGATCAATGACCGCACCGCCTGAGCAACCATCGCACCCTCGCATCCCTCCttaccaataataataccagtattattattattatcattgattaatcTTCCGCGCGTATGTAACTCCCTATGTCGCCTGTCGTCTGTTCGTGTCAATCACATATCCTGGTATCGGCCGACAACGCAAAGGCACGGCATTTTCTCCCGTCCCAGCAAGATGATTCACCGTGAGTAGAAGCCGTTTTGCTGGTGCGCCGAGGGGCGACACATCCTCACACCTCGCTGGTATTTGGTAATGTTTCTGGTTAACACCatcatttttttacttacatatataaatatatcacggTGACCGGTACtttacatgttttattattattattaaaaaaaggtattatttattaataataaattattattattgtctattctGACCGAGTTTTGTGCCAGAGCCGGCACCAACTTACGCTTTTTAagcaaatattcaaataaatatctaaGCATTTCGTTCTCCTAGattggtgttttttttattatattaccgaTTACACACATATCACTGTCTAAATGTCCCTATTATAAAACCTATTCCCTCGTGtaactaaaaaagaaaaatcacgGCACTCCGACTCCGGTCTTCGGGTCTTGGTCCGTAGTTGACGACTGTAGCAACTATTATGTTCGAGACGGCCACATGACTCTCGATAGAGAACATATGTACACATAACTAGTAATATACTTTACAGCAgggacatataatataatgtattagttATGTCATAAATTTAAGTACAccttaatgatattatgttcaCTGTGCAGGCACTTGAAGCGAAATCGCTTATCACGGATACCAATAACGGAATTATGGACAGTAGCACCAAAGAAGAGGTAATATTATGACTGTGCGTTATACTATAAACAACGAATCTGgggatgatattttattaaatctaaataataaacaagaaaattaaaatataaatatttattcaacaatttgtatttatattttagattctaagcaaagtgataattttacattgatgtttttgtttcttttttttttttatacaagttaaaatagttgaaaaaacTTCGATATTCCATTTTTGTGAGAGGTTCCTGGAAGAAAATTGAATCTATCTAAAgaagttaaaattgaaaatttttattatttttctaaataattgggaaaaaaaattattgttaataaaatcaatttttgattaaatcttttttgtttttttttttgtgtgtaattttgaaaatgaatatcCGTAAAATGTTCATCAAATGTTTgtatggtcattttttaaacattatataattttcaaaataaattttagtttttttagctatatttatggatgtttgaaattttattttttaattttagttttataaatgttgataaaaataattcggTGGATGCTTGAAATGAAAAAGCTTCAttcatcaattaaaattaaaaaaaaatttttatggtcataatatttttatataagcgtttaaatctgtaattttgacaaaatctcgaaaattacctattattttgtaattgaaaatccatgaacctttttttatatcaatgattttaaattaatgtaatataacgtTCTTAATGAGTTTTTcaacctatataaaaaaaaaatgtctattggTTAtcttttatgaacatttaaagttcaaatttttacaacataaaatattcatctgtaaaataactatttttctttgaatgatttttgatattgtgttgtaattatcaaaaaattaaaatattaatatagcttTAGATAgttgaaattttcatcaaatgtttatatgatgattttctATAGGCGATACAGTAACCTAAAATTATgtctttttgaataatttatactttatagtcatgaaattttcaatttttatgataaatgtcaagatattttttttcgcgTAGtccaaaaacttaaaaaattagtataagatccaacataaattatttttataaaatataagcatataaaaatatttaaaatacatacgcATATTttcgtatttcaatttttatttttagttacagTTGTTCATAAATCAAATATGTAGTTCCTCAACAGAATTTAATGCCTACGATTTCTTCACGTTGAACACACAAGTCATAAAATCGGTAAGTGACTTGTCCTAAAAActgtacaatatttttgaaatttaaatttattgatatacacTGAAaagcaaattaatatattaaataaacacactCAAAATGAATACTGTgtggacattatattatactatttatgtaattacaaattatagtgtttcataaacaatttaattattttttctgcaGGCCATTGCTGCTGGTGCTACATGTCTTGTTATTTTGGTACAATTTCACTCTgggaaaaattgaattaattcaaatcaagatatctacatatttaatatacacaaaatacCCGTGACAACAAAGTATATAGTTAATACCTCAtcggtattatatatttaaatatttaatcaattctgcaaaatcttttatttttattcctacTTCTTTTAACTTATTTCCTTCACCAaagaatagtaaattattttcaagcatGTATctaatgtaatgtaatacaaTCCTATTGaacattgtttaatattgttatacactaAAGTGTATTATGgctatattttttcaacaacatttaatttactaaaatgcCCTTACTTTTTTAGGAATTTGTTTAAACtgcacaattaattaataattaatataatttttactcataACAAAGTCTTAAAATGATGTAActttccaaattatttattgttagttttattatattctctACTGTTACGTTAAacttttataagaatataaaagtTTTGTGTATATTCTCTGTATTCTTTATTCctgtccttttttttttaattctctaatattattaatttctttttgcCGTGatattaaatactgaaaaataatatcataaccacttagtattttaaacttaaaaataagatttatacTTCAAACATAAGTACGTACTAGCTTAAAAGAGGTAtgcaaaaaaacaattataacctTAAATAAGTGTGTCTAATTTCTTTGTAATTTCTTTTGCAATAAATAAGTATacgacattttaaaaaaatatgcaagttACATACAATAACTAAtgagtatatgatattatgagtAATACATAGTACAGTTCGGATTTGGTTCAAGTCCGCGCATGGTCACACGTACTCATATCTATGATATACACGTAGATTTTATCTATTCTATAACCTGTCcttatattgtcattatttttgaactatGTAACGGCGTTACGCGCCTATTCGTCGAAAGACTGTTAAAAGTTAGTAGTTACATAAATCAAATATACACAACTCATGTATGTTTAATTCATGGTAATTGGTAATAAAGaacataaatatctatattagaTAACTGTTGTTAGTATTTaccaaattgaatattaaataataagataaacaaTAATCTATGAGGAGAGTATTAGCTGTGTCATCCATAAATATATACAGCACTGAGCACAGTCTTATATGTGAAGCCACAGGTATGCAATAATGTATAAATCCGAGTTCACAGCTGTGACGTAGTTATTTGTCGTGACGTTTCAAAAGTTGAACTCTGCCCAACTTACACGGGCGGATTATAGCAGCTAGTTTCATGGCTCTATGTACGCCGCACACACAAGCGTTGAACTGATTTTTTTGACCTTGATAATCGCCGTTAGTCGTTACTATTTAACGGAgaaatacgatttttataattttatcctattttaattaaaattatgtattttcccAGGGACTTCCCGGCTAGAAACTCTgctaatagtttataatatatatattggatgATGGGTATTGAAATACTATGcacaaacttaatatttataatgtataaaatgtacactTTAATGTTATATCGAGTACAGGAAAAATGGATAATGGGTTTTTATTGGTATGGATTTGAATTAATAGACAAGGTTATAATAGattaacaataaaaagtaacttttttatttactcCATATTTACCTTATtacttacctacatattttaccttaaaattatgatttcataattatttccttattttctattattgttTCCTAACTATTTGTGCCTACTTATGTAacgattatttatacttttattttttattaattttatcaattataataattagtatattataatattgccaaTTGGCTGCTTATAAGTCATAATGAATATAGCTTATTGGTGACATGATAATgcatatgtatcataatattaataagatttaattattaagtattaaatttagttatacaacaatatttacatatttccaCTTACAAGAGTtcactaaattaatataaattattagcagaaatttaattatgattatttataaaaataactataatacaaataaataaaatattattaaaagaaatactGATGATTTATtatccgttattattattattcgttattagATTCATTACCAATTTGatgtgttatattaatattttgtttttcatttttcattatttaaaaaatacttaaacgtTAGTTCAGCCTAcggttaaaataataagaatgatAATAAAAAGCTTTTAAGTAGATAACCGTTCTGCTGTACAGTATAGATGTCGAGAAACACTTCGTCAGttcgtcattgagtaggtcaaTCGTCAATGTAATGTAATGaatattgttagttgttacgTCATGCTCAAAATGGTGCCGattttacaatatagtataacacGTTTTGATATGTTTCAATCACATCTTTCAGCGAACGGAATTATTGCGATGaactaaaatagatataattagcGAAAACCTAGAAccaatgattaaatatatataattaatgctaGAACACTGcagtaatgtacctattttgccTATACTATACGCCGGACAACACTTCATGTTTGCATTTAAGTATGtaaagtaaacaatatattatttatattaatattttatcagttcttacaatgatttttattaGCGTAGCTTATAAATGATATGTATAAAGTACTTTATAAGACGTGTTCATTTCAATTTGGAACATTGCAGTatagttacaaattacaatcgtATATCTCGTCAGGCCGTTATTTTACTATCCAGATTGGTATACTTACTTACTTGTGCGATACAAATCGATTGGTCACTCGTACACTTTAGTTGTTAATTTCGTCGTGTTATTGCTAACTTATTAACTACACTATATTACTacggtaaatatatattttaaaacagaaatacctacacaatattttttgttcgacgttctaaataattctaataatacaacagaatatagataataatcaaacaataacaAATAGGTAACACTAAAATAtgagttatttttatcattttttattgcattacctactttatttttattctaaaataactcTCTAATCACTATAGTCGCACACTCGCACTAGTAACTAGTGTACTATTCAGATGGTTGTCATTAGCTTatggttatatttaattttttacggttCAAGACTTCGAGTATCTACAAACTTTAActgtgatttttttgtttaaatttaaaaattaacttataaatgaaTACTTTATACTGCTAACGTCTTACATAGATATTCGTTttttatgttacatatttttaattaccaattaaaaataacagctttataaatatatttgtgcaGTGTTTACTTACTGATAATATCTGCCCTCAATATTTTCGAGAAACAATGATGATAGTTATGGTAAATGAACAATCCCTTTTCAGGGAAATGATATGTTTGCAAACGTATTTAACCCTAATATGACATGACATTACGAAATgggtgaataaaaatatattaaaacgttgTAATGTTGTAACGTGTtcaaccataattttttttattgaatatttaacaatactttttattaattaattagggtatcattattagtaattatttacataggtatagCTAAAACATTGCAgattttgctatttttataaGCTAATGAACTACTTTGTATGATTCAATTTGGAATGCGATGAActactaaaatagaaaaatcaaatcacataattctataaaaaatcataatatgatttatcCATAGACCTTAGATTcagtataattcattataaattataatttattttttatcttttttttatgtgtaaatataacaatatcttCTTTCTCGTTGTATGAATGGCGTTGGTGTATTAGGAGAAGCTGATGCATTTTGT
This genomic window contains:
- the LOC132921939 gene encoding uncharacterized protein LOC132921939, giving the protein MWLIRVFWTLFGVFTIDMSHNKFQYAYSALLMATCVYNFANASQVICKLDHWCITFSSTLTGVYDRVLSSTAFLSRIAVVYECEPNMSRYRATIRAFEAYSPPSPAELRRHGAFSLTVVATCLAVIVPSNAISMYYLCRYEPNSDTSLFVYHLFMYVQNLSMCCIETQFVVQCFKVYTKFRGINDDLKSLRDENVNRSEYPFMSPAGSSSSSSSPLPPSQCHLQQPSSAIIYDKDFYHSQFASHPTANAVELLRIKHWLIRQSIDALNNLFGVHMGLSVFYLWLMALFDIYYEMFYNSRSELLVYCWLLQYTLRLLMIILMAHFTTKQALEAKSLITDTNNGIMDSSTKEELQLFINQICSSSTEFNAYDFFTLNTQVIKSAIAAGATCLVILVQFHSGKN